The following are encoded in a window of Nitrospirota bacterium genomic DNA:
- a CDS encoding DUF6448 family protein — protein MKGKTYLKTVLIVLAAWLVPAGAGAHCDTLDGPVVTTARAALEKGDVTPVLKWVRREDEPAIREMFKKTLAVRSKGPEARELADTYFFETVVRIHRAGEGAPYTGLQPAGSVEPSIAAADKALETGSADGLAAMITGAAAKGIRERFARVAEARKHADESVEAGRKFVEAYVDYTHYVERLHNDAVAGHAHHGEPKKAEAGEGHHH, from the coding sequence ATGAAAGGTAAGACGTATCTGAAGACGGTTTTGATTGTCCTCGCCGCCTGGCTCGTCCCGGCAGGCGCGGGTGCGCACTGCGACACGCTCGACGGCCCGGTCGTAACGACGGCAAGGGCTGCGCTCGAAAAGGGCGATGTCACGCCGGTGCTCAAATGGGTGAGGAGGGAGGACGAGCCGGCGATCCGCGAGATGTTCAAGAAGACCCTCGCCGTACGGAGCAAAGGGCCGGAGGCGCGGGAGCTTGCCGATACGTATTTCTTCGAGACAGTGGTAAGGATTCATCGTGCGGGAGAGGGCGCCCCGTACACCGGGCTCCAGCCTGCCGGTTCGGTTGAGCCCTCGATAGCGGCTGCGGATAAGGCGCTCGAGACCGGCTCGGCAGACGGGCTCGCAGCGATGATTACCGGTGCAGCGGCGAAGGGCATACGCGAGCGCTTCGCGCGTGTTGCCGAAGCGAGGAAGCATGCCGATGAGAGCGTCGAGGCGGGCCGGAAGTTCGTCGAGGCGTATGTCGACTACACCCATTACGTAGAGCGGCTCCACAACGATGCGGTGGCAGGGCATGCGCACCACGGCGAGCCGAAAAAGGCTGAAGCAGGGGAGGGACACCATCATTAA
- a CDS encoding TetR/AcrR family transcriptional regulator gives MARGVRRAQIAEAALRIIAQRGVRALTTAALAEEVGISEANLYRHFKNKEEILAETVERIGAGLRENLESAFRSSASPLARLKKVFQLHLEYIEKNEGIPRLGFSEEMHIGSKELGEKLLGTITAYRERLEALIKEGKKAGLIKKDIEPHASALMVIGMIQVTIFLWSLSGFSFPLMAEGMKMWDNYERCIKA, from the coding sequence ATGGCGAGGGGGGTGCGGCGTGCGCAGATCGCCGAGGCTGCCCTCAGGATCATCGCCCAGCGGGGCGTCAGGGCGCTCACGACCGCCGCGCTCGCGGAGGAGGTGGGTATCTCGGAGGCGAACCTCTACCGCCACTTCAAGAACAAGGAAGAGATCCTCGCCGAAACAGTAGAACGGATCGGCGCCGGCCTCAGGGAGAACCTCGAATCGGCGTTCAGGAGCAGCGCCTCTCCCCTCGCGCGCCTCAAAAAGGTCTTCCAGCTCCATCTCGAGTACATAGAGAAGAACGAGGGGATCCCCCGGCTCGGCTTTTCGGAAGAGATGCACATCGGCAGCAAAGAGCTCGGGGAGAAGCTCCTGGGTACGATCACGGCCTATCGGGAGCGGCTCGAGGCGCTCATCAAAGAGGGGAAAAAGGCGGGGCTCATAAAGAAGGATATCGAACCGCACGCTTCCGCCCTGATGGTTATCGGGATGATACAGGTGACGATCTTCTTATGGTCCCTGAGCGGCTTCTCCTTCCCGCTTATGGCAGAGGGGATGAAAATGTGGGACAATTATGAAAGATGCATCAAAGCCTAG
- a CDS encoding TolC family protein, producing the protein MMRVLAVVCLLFLPAAVHAERGAGAPGSTDTYTLSEALEIALRDNPGIRASGADVAIADYGIDAARAEKMPKIDFFSNAVRYRYPAPVTPISGSPLEGAGFPEFDTTIYDLGAYLTLPLYRGGRLDRAVTIAEIDRAIAQDMFRMSRQDLVYNVTSVFYKIYQLEELLEANRASVRQLEAHQRDVALFFEAGTVPRIELLKTETELAHARQNVLAIENSLESAFTLLKALMGIEEMTRTISVVRETAVDEAYPPLEKGVERAFSQRPDYRAMLKRLRVAEEQIALARGRRLPFVSVSSEYAGRSGDELSFKENWNLALRLTMPLFDGGAIKADVGRRQKELERTREEQQSLRLAIIREVKDAYLAIENARKRIGVTEKALESAQENLRIERLKFEAGGGTSTDVIDARTTLLRAETDYYQALFDKRLAAAALMRAMGEERFAKPADKDRRPSEES; encoded by the coding sequence ATGATGAGAGTGCTGGCCGTCGTCTGTCTCTTGTTTCTTCCGGCCGCTGTTCATGCGGAGAGGGGCGCCGGTGCGCCCGGCAGCACTGATACCTATACCCTTTCCGAGGCGCTCGAGATCGCGCTCAGGGATAACCCGGGGATACGGGCGTCCGGAGCCGACGTGGCGATCGCGGATTACGGGATTGATGCAGCGAGGGCGGAAAAGATGCCGAAGATCGATTTCTTCAGCAATGCGGTGCGGTACCGCTATCCCGCTCCGGTAACGCCGATATCGGGGTCTCCCCTCGAGGGCGCCGGCTTTCCGGAGTTCGATACGACGATATACGATCTCGGCGCTTATCTTACGCTCCCGCTCTACCGGGGCGGCAGGCTCGACAGGGCGGTGACCATCGCCGAAATAGACAGAGCCATTGCGCAGGACATGTTCCGCATGAGCCGCCAGGACCTTGTCTACAACGTGACCAGCGTCTTTTACAAGATCTATCAGCTCGAAGAGCTCCTCGAGGCGAACAGGGCATCGGTGCGGCAGCTCGAAGCGCATCAGCGGGACGTAGCGCTCTTTTTCGAGGCGGGGACCGTACCGCGGATCGAGCTCCTGAAGACCGAGACCGAGCTTGCGCACGCGCGGCAGAATGTGCTCGCCATCGAGAACAGCCTCGAGAGCGCTTTTACGCTCTTGAAGGCGCTCATGGGCATCGAGGAGATGACGAGGACTATCTCCGTTGTCCGGGAGACGGCGGTGGACGAGGCGTATCCTCCCCTCGAAAAGGGCGTGGAAAGGGCCTTTTCCCAGAGGCCCGATTACCGGGCGATGCTGAAGCGGCTGCGGGTGGCGGAAGAGCAGATAGCGCTCGCCCGGGGAAGACGGCTCCCCTTCGTCTCTGTGAGCAGCGAGTATGCGGGACGGTCGGGAGACGAGCTCTCGTTCAAGGAGAACTGGAACCTCGCGCTGCGGCTCACCATGCCTCTCTTCGACGGGGGAGCCATAAAGGCCGATGTAGGCAGGCGGCAGAAGGAGCTCGAGAGGACCAGGGAGGAGCAGCAGTCGCTGAGGCTCGCTATCATCCGCGAGGTCAAGGATGCGTACCTGGCGATAGAGAATGCCCGGAAGAGGATAGGCGTCACCGAAAAGGCGCTCGAGAGCGCGCAGGAAAACCTGCGTATAGAACGGCTGAAGTTCGAGGCGGGAGGAGGCACCAGCACGGATGTCATCGACGCCCGGACTACCCTCCTGCGCGCTGAAACGGACTACTACCAGGCGCTGTTCGATAAGCGGCTGGCCGCGGCCGCCCTGATGAGGGCAATGGGAGAAGAACGCTTCGCAAAGCCTGCGGATAAGGACCGCAGGCCGTCTGAAGAGAGCTGA
- a CDS encoding ABC transporter permease codes for MKLLRVKAIAKKELIQILRDPLSLAMAFLMPVMLLFIFGYAITLDVNNLKTVVYDRDRSSLSRGLVERFSASDYFTVIDHVSEPGAIDAYLDSGRAVLALSVPGDFSRNVLTGKQAEFQVIVDGSDSNTATIALGYVTAVTERYSRELPASTVVPLIETRVRAWYNAELESRNYIVPGLIAVIMAVIAALLTSLTIAREWERGTMEQLISTPVKTPELITGKLVPYFFIGFIDVALSVLMAVFIFSVPLRGSVLLLAALSSLFLFGGLSLGILISIAAKSQLVASQVAMVVTFLPAFLLSGFMYTIANMPPPLQAVTYFIPARYFVTILKGIFLKGSTLPFLVTESLLLAVFGLGVFFLANRKFKKRVA; via the coding sequence ATGAAACTGCTCAGAGTTAAAGCCATCGCCAAGAAAGAGCTCATTCAGATCCTCCGCGATCCCCTGAGCCTCGCCATGGCGTTCCTCATGCCGGTGATGCTCCTCTTCATCTTCGGCTACGCGATAACGCTCGATGTCAACAACCTCAAGACCGTGGTCTATGACAGGGACAGGAGCAGCCTCAGCAGGGGGCTCGTCGAGCGGTTCAGCGCCTCCGACTATTTTACGGTGATCGACCATGTGAGCGAGCCGGGGGCGATCGACGCCTATCTCGATTCGGGTAGGGCGGTACTCGCTCTTTCGGTGCCCGGCGATTTTTCGAGGAACGTGCTGACCGGGAAGCAGGCGGAGTTCCAGGTGATCGTCGACGGGAGCGACTCGAATACCGCGACGATCGCCCTGGGATACGTCACTGCAGTGACCGAACGCTACTCCCGGGAGCTCCCCGCGAGCACCGTCGTCCCCCTCATCGAGACCCGCGTCAGGGCCTGGTACAATGCCGAGCTCGAATCGCGCAACTATATCGTCCCCGGGCTCATCGCCGTGATCATGGCGGTGATCGCAGCGCTCCTCACCTCGCTCACCATTGCCCGTGAATGGGAACGGGGCACCATGGAGCAGCTGATCTCCACGCCGGTGAAGACGCCCGAGCTGATCACGGGCAAGCTCGTCCCCTATTTCTTCATCGGCTTCATCGATGTGGCGCTCTCGGTGCTCATGGCGGTCTTCATCTTCAGCGTCCCCCTCCGCGGGAGCGTCCTCCTTCTCGCCGCGCTCTCCTCCCTCTTCCTGTTCGGGGGGCTCAGCCTCGGGATACTGATCTCGATCGCCGCAAAGTCGCAGCTCGTGGCGAGCCAGGTCGCGATGGTGGTGACCTTTCTTCCCGCCTTCCTGCTCTCCGGGTTCATGTATACCATAGCGAACATGCCGCCGCCGCTCCAGGCGGTGACCTACTTCATACCGGCGCGCTACTTCGTCACCATACTGAAAGGTATCTTCCTGAAGGGGAGCACGCTCCCGTTCCTCGTTACCGAGTCGCTCCTCCTGGCGGTGTTCGGCCTCGGCGTCTTCTTCCTGGCGAACAGGAAGTTCAAAAAGAGGGTGGCCTGA
- a CDS encoding ABC transporter permease — translation MLERIRQLVIKEFIQVLRDARMKAVVFVTPLLQLIMFGYAVTTDVTDITTALYDLDRSYESRELARQLEASGYFTIRYRPDSPGELAMLIERGKALAALQIDRGFGSDLKRGFPTEVQVIVDGTDSNTATVAMDYANRIIARYAQSFDTRAEVQQTAVPGRVDLRTRAWYNPDLRSRNYYVPGVIAIIIMLTGLLLTSMAVVREREIGTMEQLMVTPLRPIELMLGKTIPFAAIGFFDMALVTTVGVFWFSIPIQGSLLLLTGSTAIYLLSVLGFGLFISTVSKTQQQALMATFLFYLPAVLLSGFMFPIDNMPEIIQYATYLNPLRYFLVIIRGVFLKGIGPGILWPQMAALFTLGVVVIAFSSLRFKKRLG, via the coding sequence ATGCTCGAGCGCATAAGACAGCTCGTCATCAAGGAGTTCATTCAGGTGCTGCGCGACGCACGGATGAAGGCCGTTGTCTTCGTCACGCCCCTTCTCCAGCTCATCATGTTCGGCTATGCCGTCACGACGGATGTCACTGACATCACGACCGCGCTCTACGATCTCGACCGGTCGTACGAGAGCAGGGAGCTCGCACGGCAGCTCGAGGCTTCGGGGTACTTCACGATACGGTACCGTCCGGACTCGCCGGGAGAGCTGGCGATGCTGATCGAGCGGGGCAAGGCGCTCGCCGCGCTCCAGATCGACAGGGGATTCGGGAGCGATCTGAAGAGGGGCTTCCCGACCGAGGTGCAGGTGATCGTCGACGGGACCGATTCCAATACCGCGACCGTTGCTATGGACTACGCGAACAGGATCATCGCGCGCTATGCGCAGTCGTTCGATACGAGAGCGGAGGTGCAGCAGACGGCCGTTCCGGGACGGGTCGACCTGCGGACGAGGGCCTGGTACAATCCCGACCTGAGGAGCAGGAATTACTATGTGCCGGGCGTCATTGCGATCATCATCATGCTCACCGGCCTTCTCCTCACCTCCATGGCAGTGGTGCGCGAGCGCGAGATCGGCACCATGGAGCAGCTCATGGTGACGCCGCTCAGACCGATCGAGCTCATGCTCGGCAAGACGATCCCCTTTGCCGCCATAGGCTTCTTCGACATGGCGCTCGTCACGACGGTGGGCGTCTTCTGGTTCTCGATCCCGATACAGGGCTCGCTGCTCCTCCTCACCGGGAGCACGGCGATCTATCTCCTCTCGGTGCTCGGGTTCGGGCTCTTCATATCGACCGTATCGAAGACCCAGCAGCAGGCCCTGATGGCGACCTTCCTCTTCTACCTCCCTGCGGTCCTGCTCTCGGGCTTCATGTTCCCGATCGACAACATGCCGGAGATCATACAATATGCGACCTACCTGAACCCGCTGCGGTATTTTCTCGTCATCATCAGGGGTGTATTCCTGAAGGGCATCGGGCCGGGCATCCTCTGGCCGCAGATGGCGGCCCTCTTCACGCTGGGAGTGGTCGTGATCGCGTTCAGCTCGCTCCGGTTCAAAAAGAGGCTTGGATAA
- a CDS encoding efflux RND transporter periplasmic adaptor subunit gives MRKKVVAAGILAVVVALAVFLVYRFGGRQERSFIPVSGNVEVTEGNIGFKSSGRIVALPVEEGDSVKEGDRLAVLDSAELESQAAQQRASLQETRTKLQELRAGSRPQEIEQARAAVRAAEAEMVNAKRELGRADLLYKNGAISAQQMDRAQKAYDTAVAGYRKALESLSLAKEGPRREEIRAAQDRVQQAEASLSAAQERLKDTVLYAPIAGVVLNKNVELGETVAPGTPVYTIGDLANPWVKVYIREPDLGLVKLGQRAEITTDSYPGKVYEGVVSYIASEAEFTPKNVQTQEERVKLVFGVKVRVKNEKNELKPGMPADVRIMLQ, from the coding sequence ATGAGAAAAAAGGTGGTTGCAGCCGGAATCCTTGCTGTCGTGGTCGCGCTCGCGGTCTTCCTGGTGTACCGTTTCGGCGGCAGGCAGGAGAGGAGCTTTATCCCGGTCTCGGGCAACGTCGAAGTTACGGAGGGCAATATCGGGTTCAAGTCCTCCGGAAGGATCGTCGCGCTCCCGGTTGAAGAGGGCGACAGCGTCAAAGAGGGCGACAGACTCGCGGTGCTCGACAGCGCCGAGCTCGAGAGCCAGGCAGCGCAGCAGAGGGCCTCCCTGCAGGAGACGAGGACCAAGCTCCAGGAGCTGCGGGCCGGCTCGCGACCCCAGGAGATCGAGCAGGCGCGGGCAGCGGTGAGAGCAGCCGAGGCGGAAATGGTCAACGCCAAGAGAGAGCTCGGGAGGGCCGATCTCCTCTACAAGAACGGCGCGATCTCGGCCCAGCAGATGGATAGAGCGCAGAAGGCTTACGACACTGCCGTTGCCGGCTACAGAAAGGCGCTCGAGTCGTTGAGCCTCGCCAAGGAGGGACCGAGAAGGGAGGAGATCAGGGCCGCGCAGGACCGCGTCCAGCAGGCGGAAGCATCATTGAGCGCAGCGCAGGAGCGGTTGAAGGACACCGTACTCTACGCGCCGATCGCCGGCGTGGTGCTGAACAAGAATGTCGAGCTCGGCGAGACGGTCGCCCCGGGCACGCCGGTCTATACGATCGGCGATCTCGCGAACCCGTGGGTAAAGGTCTACATCAGGGAGCCGGACCTCGGCCTCGTGAAGCTCGGGCAGCGGGCGGAGATCACCACCGACTCCTATCCGGGAAAGGTGTACGAGGGCGTCGTGTCATACATAGCTTCCGAGGCGGAGTTCACCCCGAAGAACGTGCAGACGCAGGAGGAACGGGTGAAGCTCGTCTTCGGGGTGAAGGTGCGGGTGAAGAACGAGAAGAACGAGCTGAAGCCGGGCATGCCGGCGGATGTGAGGATAATGCTCCAGTGA
- a CDS encoding anaerobic nitric oxide reductase flavorubredoxin has translation MGIKVKDNVVWVGKVDWELRKFHGEEYSTHRGSTYNSYLVRDEKTVLIDTVWAPFSSEFVQNLAKETDLHRIDCIIANHAEIDHSGALPRLMEAIPDTPIYCTANAVKSLKGHFHRDWNFRVVKTGDRLNIGTKDIVFIEAPMLHWPDSMFCYLTGDNILFSNDAFGQHYATERLFNDLVDQGELYAECIKYYANILTPFSALVDKKIKEVVGLNLPVDMICTSHGVIWRDDPLQIVNKYAEWANAYQENQITIVYDTMWNSTRRMAEAIAEGIGSADERVTVKLFNSARSDKNDIITEVFKSKAVLVGSPTINRAILYSVAGILEEMRGLSFKNKKAAAFGAYGWSGESVKLITERLKECGFELITEGLRLSWSPDSHGIEQCRAFGKEFALQLQEPSLAAR, from the coding sequence ATGGGAATCAAGGTAAAGGATAATGTGGTGTGGGTCGGAAAGGTGGATTGGGAGCTGAGGAAGTTCCATGGCGAAGAGTACTCGACGCACAGGGGGTCTACGTACAATTCCTACCTGGTACGGGACGAGAAGACGGTCCTGATCGATACGGTATGGGCGCCGTTTTCCTCCGAGTTCGTGCAGAATCTCGCGAAGGAGACGGACCTGCATCGGATCGATTGCATTATCGCTAACCACGCGGAGATCGACCACAGCGGGGCGCTGCCCCGGCTCATGGAAGCGATTCCCGATACGCCGATCTACTGTACCGCCAATGCAGTGAAGTCGCTGAAGGGCCATTTTCACCGGGATTGGAATTTCAGGGTGGTGAAGACTGGAGACCGGCTGAATATCGGGACAAAGGACATCGTCTTCATCGAGGCGCCGATGCTGCATTGGCCGGACAGTATGTTCTGTTACCTGACCGGCGACAACATACTCTTCAGCAACGACGCTTTCGGGCAGCACTATGCTACGGAGCGCCTGTTCAACGACCTGGTCGACCAGGGGGAGCTCTACGCGGAATGCATCAAGTACTATGCGAATATACTGACCCCCTTCAGCGCGCTGGTCGATAAGAAGATAAAAGAGGTGGTGGGGCTGAACCTGCCCGTCGACATGATCTGCACCAGCCACGGCGTCATCTGGCGCGACGACCCGCTCCAGATCGTGAACAAGTACGCCGAGTGGGCGAACGCGTACCAGGAGAACCAGATAACGATCGTTTACGACACCATGTGGAACAGCACCCGCAGGATGGCGGAGGCGATAGCGGAGGGGATCGGGTCTGCGGACGAGCGGGTAACGGTAAAGCTCTTCAACTCCGCGCGCTCGGATAAGAACGACATCATCACCGAAGTCTTCAAATCAAAGGCCGTACTCGTCGGCTCGCCCACGATCAACAGGGCGATTCTCTACTCGGTCGCCGGCATTCTCGAAGAGATGAGAGGCCTGAGCTTCAAGAACAAAAAGGCGGCTGCCTTCGGCGCCTACGGCTGGAGCGGCGAGTCGGTGAAGCTGATAACCGAGCGGTTGAAGGAGTGCGGGTTCGAGCTCATCACCGAGGGGCTGCGGCTCTCATGGAGTCCTGACAGCCACGGCATCGAGCAGTGCCGGGCCTTCGGAAAGGAGTTCGCCCTGCAACTGCAGGAGCCGTCGCTCGCCGCCCGCTGA
- a CDS encoding cupin domain-containing protein, producing the protein MGFSSEIKIASAEPQAVHLADAISYQDHSVVSKQLLKKDTGTVTLFAFDEGEGLSEHTAPFDAMVHVLDGEAEITIAKKPYRLKSGEMIVMPANQPHALKAVQRFKMLLVMIRS; encoded by the coding sequence ATGGGATTCAGCAGCGAGATCAAGATTGCATCCGCCGAACCGCAGGCCGTTCACCTTGCCGACGCGATAAGCTACCAGGACCACTCGGTGGTCAGCAAGCAGCTCCTCAAGAAAGATACGGGGACAGTAACCCTCTTCGCCTTCGACGAGGGGGAGGGGCTGAGCGAACACACCGCGCCCTTCGACGCGATGGTCCATGTCCTGGACGGCGAGGCGGAGATCACCATCGCCAAGAAACCCTATCGTCTCAAGAGCGGCGAGATGATCGTCATGCCCGCCAACCAGCCGCATGCGCTGAAGGCGGTGCAGCGGTTCAAAATGCTGCTCGTCATGATACGGTCGTAA
- a CDS encoding ABC transporter ATP-binding protein codes for MNGEGNAVEVEGLTRVFGDFVAVDHVSFTVRKGEIFGFLGPNGAGKSTTIKLLNGLLVPSSGRGTVGGYDIMTETEKIKETIGYMSQKFSLYDDLTVEENINFFSGVYNVPREKAGERKAWSLAMAGLEDRKGALTRTLPGGFKQRLALGCAVLHEPPILFLDEPTSGVDPLSRRNFWNLIYEMSQGGTTVFVTTHYMDEAEYCDRLALLYRGKIIAKGTPDELKQEYMRRDILEVDADRFVDAMELLDQKGFETALFGSILHVTVEDAGPAIPEIGRLLGAAGIRVTRIEKIVPSLEDVFVTLIETA; via the coding sequence ATGAACGGGGAAGGTAATGCGGTAGAGGTCGAAGGTCTGACGCGCGTCTTCGGCGACTTTGTCGCGGTAGACCACGTGAGCTTTACCGTCAGGAAGGGGGAGATCTTCGGCTTTCTCGGCCCGAACGGCGCAGGGAAGTCGACGACCATAAAGCTGCTCAACGGCCTGCTCGTCCCGAGCAGCGGCAGGGGCACTGTGGGCGGATACGATATCATGACGGAGACCGAGAAGATAAAGGAGACCATAGGCTACATGTCGCAGAAGTTCTCCCTCTACGACGACCTGACGGTCGAGGAGAACATAAACTTTTTCAGCGGCGTCTACAACGTGCCGAGGGAGAAGGCGGGCGAGCGCAAGGCATGGAGCCTCGCCATGGCAGGGCTCGAGGACAGGAAGGGTGCGCTGACGAGGACGCTTCCGGGCGGGTTCAAGCAGCGCCTCGCCCTCGGGTGCGCCGTGCTCCACGAGCCGCCGATCCTCTTCCTCGACGAGCCGACCTCGGGGGTCGATCCCCTGTCGCGCCGGAATTTCTGGAACCTCATCTATGAGATGTCCCAGGGAGGAACGACGGTCTTCGTGACGACGCACTACATGGACGAGGCCGAGTACTGCGACCGGCTTGCGCTCCTCTACCGGGGGAAGATCATCGCCAAGGGCACGCCGGATGAGCTCAAGCAGGAATATATGCGACGCGATATCCTGGAGGTCGACGCAGACCGCTTCGTCGACGCCATGGAGCTGCTCGATCAGAAGGGCTTTGAAACGGCCCTGTTCGGCAGCATCCTCCATGTCACGGTCGAGGACGCCGGGCCGGCGATCCCCGAGATCGGGCGGCTCCTCGGGGCGGCGGGTATACGGGTAACAAGGATCGAGAAGATCGTGCCCTCGCTGGAAGATGTGTTCGTCACGTTGATAGAAACAGCGTAA
- a CDS encoding ABC transporter ATP-binding protein: protein MDTPGAVTLLGLTKRFGDIAAVDDLTLEIRKGELFGLVGPDGAGKTTTLRLLTAIMEPTSGEARVAGHSIVKEGERLKEKIGYMAQRFGLYEDLTVYENIIFYADLYEVPRRERPARIERLLGFSNLTPFKGRLAGKLSGGMKQKLGLACALIHTPDVLFLDEPTNGVDPVSRRDFWKILYDLLKDGMTIVVSTAYLDEAERCTRVGLMHRGKLLMVDEPAKVKTSLGLRMAEVWVDDARSAAAVAREARGIREVSIYGDKLHITLEPETTADGLAGALRDKGVTVKSRREIVPSLEDVFIAMVKER from the coding sequence ATGGATACGCCCGGGGCAGTTACACTATTAGGCCTCACCAAACGATTCGGCGATATCGCTGCCGTCGACGATCTCACGCTCGAGATCAGGAAGGGAGAGCTCTTCGGTCTTGTCGGCCCTGACGGCGCAGGGAAGACGACGACCCTGCGGCTCCTCACTGCCATCATGGAGCCGACCTCGGGCGAGGCGCGGGTTGCGGGACACTCCATTGTCAAAGAGGGGGAGCGGCTCAAGGAGAAGATCGGGTACATGGCGCAGCGGTTCGGCCTCTACGAGGACCTTACGGTGTACGAGAATATCATCTTTTACGCCGACCTCTACGAGGTGCCCCGGAGGGAGCGGCCCGCGCGGATCGAGCGGCTTCTCGGCTTCAGCAATCTCACCCCTTTCAAGGGAAGGCTCGCGGGAAAGCTCTCCGGCGGCATGAAGCAGAAGCTCGGGCTCGCCTGCGCCCTGATCCATACTCCCGACGTGCTCTTCCTCGACGAGCCGACGAACGGCGTCGATCCTGTGTCGCGGCGGGATTTCTGGAAGATACTTTACGATCTCCTCAAGGACGGGATGACGATTGTCGTCTCGACCGCCTACCTCGACGAGGCGGAGCGGTGCACGCGGGTAGGGCTTATGCACCGGGGGAAGCTCCTCATGGTCGATGAGCCGGCAAAGGTCAAGACGTCGCTCGGCCTGCGCATGGCCGAAGTCTGGGTCGATGACGCGCGCTCCGCCGCCGCCGTGGCCAGGGAGGCGCGAGGCATCAGGGAGGTGAGCATATACGGCGATAAGCTCCACATTACTCTCGAGCCGGAGACGACAGCGGACGGCCTCGCCGGGGCGCTCCGTGATAAAGGGGTGACCGTGAAGAGCCGGAGGGAGATCGTGCCGTCGCTCGAGGATGTATTCATCGCGATGGTGAAGGAACGATGA